From a region of the Leucoraja erinacea ecotype New England chromosome 6, Leri_hhj_1, whole genome shotgun sequence genome:
- the LOC129698187 gene encoding interleukin-18 receptor accessory protein-like: MCQVYFGYERNFSPVIKWLINDGEMENMGIQKENVLLTKTAEGFTFIREANLKKVTKEDFNTNFTCFSQNSQGNSSGVIRLKEKVSTIFQIKVITISTSLIFMSIVSGCVGIYKFWIEIVLLYRHYYSKDETIGDGKEFDAFVSYASSCSSGDDVKSDGYFITEERFALELLPSMLEKQHGYKLCLFERDILPGGVYTEDVISSIKRSRRVIIVLSPSYFASAGSRLFELQTGVNSMLDNFRTKVILINFHVLPDVSHLPDNVKRAIAVLPGITWKGNKSSPPSSKFWKMLRYYMPVKKNELCKTRQNIEPTTVQHKKSSFGP; encoded by the exons ATGTGCCAAGTTTATTTTGGTTATGAAAGGAATTTTTCACCTGTTATAAAATGGTTAATAAATGATGGCGAGATGGAAAATATGGGAATCCAGAAAGAAAATGTTCT CTTAACAAAGACAGCTGAAGGATTTACATTCATTCGGGAAGCAAACCTAAAAAAAGTTACCAAAGAAGACTTTAACACCAACTTCACCTGCTTCTCACAGAATTCCCAGGGAAATTCATCTGGTGTGATTAGGCTCAAAGAGAAAG TGTCTACCATCTTTCAAATAAAAGTGATAACTATATCTACATCATTAATATTCATGTCGATTGTTTCTGGATGCGTTGGAATATATAAATTTTGGATTGAAATTGTTCTCCTTTACCGACATTATTACTCAAAGGATGAAACTATTGGAG ATGGGAAAGAATTTGATGCCTTTGTTTCGTATGCGAGTTCGTGTTCATCAGGAGATGATGTTAAGAGTGATGGCTATTTTATTACAGAAGAGAGGTTTGCCCTGGAACTGCTTCCTAGCATGTTAGAGAAGCAGCATGGTTACAAGCTGTGTCTGTTTGAGCGAGATATCCTGCCTGGAGGAG tttATACAGAAGATGTCATTTCAAGCATAAAGAGAAGCAGAAGAGTAATAATTGTCCTAAGCCCAAGTTACTTTGCTTCAGCTGGATCGAGGCTGTTTGAACTGCAGACAGGAGTCAACAGCATGCTCGATAATTTCAGAACCAAGGTGATTTTGATTAACTTCCATGTCCTACCCGATGTATCGCACCTTCCGGACAATGTCAAACGGGCCATTGCAGTATTGCCAGGGATAACATGGAAAGGAAACAAGTCTTCTCCTCCATCCTCAAAATTCTGGAAGATGCTCAGGTACTATATGCCAGTGAAAAAGAATGAATTATGCAAGACCCGTCAAAACATCGAacctacaacagtacagcacaagaagagctcctttggcccataa